Below is a genomic region from Helianthus annuus cultivar XRQ/B chromosome 2, HanXRQr2.0-SUNRISE, whole genome shotgun sequence.
CGTATATAATTCAAAAGGCAATATCGTTTATCGGGTTGATAACTACAACAATAAGTGTGGTCAAGAAGTTTATCTTATGGATGTTCAAGGAAAAATTCTATTTTCCTTGCTACAAAAGGTACAAATTCACTccatatacacatacataaaaTTTGTTCTTCAAGTTATAAAATGATACTTACAAACTATTCTTATTCTGCGAGAGAGATCTAACCGGGTACGTTTGTTTTTTTGTTCTTATCGTGTGGTTGCAGAAATTACGGTTATTTAGGTGTTGGGATGGATATAAATGGGATGCGTCTTGTTCACGAAAACAACTATGGTTTCGTGTAAGAAAACATCGAAGCATTTGCTTGAGTTTGTGTGATGATATAGCAAGTTCAGGTTGTACATACAAGATTCTTAGAATGGATGGCAAATTAGGGTTCAAGATTGTATATGCAGATCAAGAAAGTACACTTGTCGCAGAGTTTAAACAAAAGCAAACAACCACAGGGATTATCTTTGGAAATGATGTATTTACGTTAGAGGTAGTACAACCCCATGTTAACCTATCTTTGATCATGGCATTCATCATGGTCTATGGGTTGATAAATAATCAAATTTGCAGTAGATAAAAAGGTTAAATGGGGCTCAAAGCGAGTAACAAATTGCGGTCCTTTTCTCAAGTGTTTTGGGGCTCAAAGCGAGTAATAAAATTGGGTCCTTTTCGACCAAAAAAAACTGGTTTTGATCCTATGATttgtatatttttatattatttgtgtATATGGATAATTATAGACTACACGCCCCACCGTTAATAATTCCGAAGGCCAAACTATTTACATATGTTTTGTTTTCTTTCTGGATTTTTTATGCAATAAGAAAGTGAGGGCTCAACGCCTTTGTCTCACATTTTCACTCCCCCTTGAATCAAATTTTGttaaacttaaactatgtttgataaTATGTGCCTAAGACATGAAGTCTTGAATTCACAAATGTACAACACCGACAGAATTTTCTCTCGAGTTGTAATATATTTTGTTCATATTAAATTCaattgatttgttttttttttttttgaatggctaaacTTGCATGCCATGGCCCATggggattgaacccatgacctccacCTATTCTACACCTTATCTAACTCACCAACATCATTGGGCTATTCCCAATGGATAATTCATTTGTTGAGCACATGTTTTATGGACACGAGATATTCGTGGAGAAAGAATTTGTTTGAGTATATTAATTTGGTTTGAAAATTTAAGTCTTAATTCTTGACCATTTGAAATCTTATTACTTACTATTTTATACTTTTTTGGAATGGCGGCTTAAATTAAAATAACGCGCCTAGCAAGGGTTAGGGTAGAAAAAAGATTACATATATAATTATGGATTTTTAAACCACTCGGTCTAAGAAATGTTGTATTTCAGGTTTCTACAAATACATTAAACCATAGGGAGAAAAAGTGTATAATATTATCTAAGATTGTTTGGTTGTGGGCCTTGTGGCTCTTCTTCTTGAATACCAAGTCTTATGAACCTCTATAGAGCCCACCAAGTAACAAAGATAATTCACCTGATCaatttttttcttgttttgttGAACTTCAGAGCTTCCAACCACGTCGTCAGCTCAACTAGGCTTCTGGACATCGGCATAAGCAGACCTAGCCATGTCGCAATAAGACTAGGGGCGTACCCACCCCAAGTTATGGGTGGGCAGGCGAACCCCttgaaaaaataatttttagCATTATCTTTTGCCAGAAATTCCAACCgtaccccttgaaaattttcaccCACACCCCTTAAAAATTTTCAACCACACctcttgaaaattttcaaccgccccacttaggaaaaaaatattatgaatttacaaaaaaattaaacactgattattatttaatatataagtatactaggttagaatcccgtgtattacacgggttgaataaatgtaattttatatattaaataataaaaaagttatatctttacgggttaaataaatgtaattttatatatcaaataataaaaaaaattatatctttaaaaaccatgtgtattacacagattaaataaatgtaattttgtatactaaatgcTAAAACCatcgtatctttaaaaaccccgtgtataatcgggttgaataaatctaccaaataataaaaattacatccttaaaaacctcgtatattacacgtattgaatagatctaaaaaagagttatatatttaaaaaccatgtgtattatacagattaaatacatgtaattttgtatattaagtactaaaaacgtcgtaaaaaacccgtgtatagtcgggttgaaaatctaccaaataataaaaaaaatacattcttaaaaaaccctgtgtattacacgtgttgaataaatctaattttacatagcaaatgataaaaagttatatctttaaaaacttcgtgtattacacgggttatataaatgtaactttgtataataaataataaaaaaaattatattttaaaaaatccCTGCGTTTttcacgagttgaataaatataattttgtataacaaataataaaaaaaataatatttttaataagttaggataacatttaatattaattatatttttaataaattaggataacactTAATATTAGtttgttatttatatatttaatataagatgaGTAGGAAAGAGAGATATTTGTTTTAagaatatattaaattaacaatttagatttgaggataatattttattaaagtatgataagatttaatattaatttattatttatttaattaatataagataagtatagatttgaaaatatcttcaatgaatgacacgtgtccaaaagttggtttcttttattatagtagatagattagaTGAAAGataaacgttgaacctcacacgcaCATTGCGAcgtgttaactcggaaatttagaacgacacgttaatcagagaacttatgaaagatgaaaagtatataagagactaaagttgaaagtaaaaaaagtgttgagattaaattgcgaaagatgaaaaactttgggtttaAAGTAAAAAAATTTAAAGAGGCTAAATTGCAacagatgaaaacttttgaattagaagtgaaaaatcaaattaatcaaaggggttaaaataccaaagattgaaactttagacttaaattgacaaagattgaaactttagagttaaaaaagaaatcaatttcagattatgaaaacaaaagagataaatagatttagttaaattgatagttaatatttttattattattatttaataaaagagataaataaaaaaataaaggtgAGAAATTACCaaagaatgacacgtgtccaaaaaggatttttgtttattagtatagcaagataacacaatttatataattattcgttaaccacttattcacttaattaaTTAACACAATCAAAGCCCAATCTATAATCTATTTTTATTAACCCAACCCaaagaaatttgaactaaataaaataactcAAACTCATCCACCCATTCCAATTTCAAATCCCGCCCCAATTAAAACCCCAACGACTTGACGCCACTGCTGACGACCGGACGACTTTTTTACCGGAAAAACCAAAATTACGGCAAGACCGACCCATATTACGACAGAATTCCGATATAGAACTAGTAtgtttttttattgattttttttttgttatttatgtGATCATTATGAGAAAATACAGATGTATAAGGgtttgatatttttatattttttggttgttctagacttgtagttaaatgattttgttgttttaattatagatttgtttgtttaaatgattagttacaagtaatcaacatcTAATATCAAGGGTtgaatgtttgaaaataaaattgaaaactatggactatggttgaacatgattttttatttggttttattgtttagtgttgttttatgaacttatggagcgATTTATATGTGATAGTAACCATGGGTAGGAATGTAATGAACTTATGGAGTGTTTAGTATctctagatgatgttttggatagatcaAAAAAAGAAAACATGTATGGCACAACTTTAAATGTGTTTGTAATGAATAATGTTTgatgtgtttttgatgattatataaattttagtttgatgttcttttgtcttacatgaccTAACCCGATCCGACCCAATATCAACCGATTTTTTTATATAGTCAGGGACCTAAAATCTTTAAACGTATTCCGCACCACCAGAAAAGAATCCTGAGTCCGCCACTGGATAAGACACCGAGTACTGGGAGCAACCAAACAAGCACCAAAAAATGTGATCATTAGTTTCCATAAGACACAAGACATATATATAACATTTGGGACATCGATTCCCTTTCCATCCAAGGTTGCTATTTAGTTTCCATAAGACACAAGACATATATATAACATTTGGGACATCGATTCCCTTTCCATCCAAGGTTGCTATTGTTGGACGCCTGTTAATCAACACTCGCCAAACACATATATTAACTTTTCTAGAAAGAAATTTATACCAGGTGATAtgattaattaaaaaaatgtatTGATAGCATTGAACAATGAATTAGTTACttgattattataaaaatataacctttcaCATTTCAAAAAATTAATATACTATCAGAATTTCCAATAGATAAAATTCAAACTCGAGCTATTTTCCTTTCTTCTTTAGTACAGGTGCTAATTATatccatggttgtaaaagtcccgcctaggcgccgagtactccccgagtactcgctacaaggtaggctaccgaggcacgagtactggtctcccaggccaattgctccccgagtaatctccgcctaagctgagtacttcccgagtactcccgaatccgactagggagcgcctagcgacttttgcaaccatgattaTATCCTAAGAGTTTTTGTTGGTAGGAGTTGGATGTTGATCAACCTACATAGTTAAAATCGTGTAACTTGTTTATAAACAGGTTAGAGGGTTGTAATCACATTATAATCACGTTGTAGTTGATGGTTGAACTTACAAACGGTAACCTTTTTATTCTACATTTAAATGAGTCAACCTATTTCGCTTTAGTATAATCTTAATGTGTCATATAGTTATAGTGGCAAAGCTAGGATTCTTTTTACATCAGGGTTACCTTATTAATTCGTTGCTCGTATTTCTATTCTTCGAGTTGGGTTGAGTTTTTTTTCTTATGATTCAATCAAGAGCAAGTGAAATGATAAAAGGACAACTAGTGAGCCATACATATTAGAGATATTAGAGTTGAAAtgagttttttaaaaaataaaatcacTTTTCAAACACACATTGTGAGACTACTACTTTACATCATGTAGTGAACAACTAATTAAACAATATTTGGTCGATTACCTTCAAACTTTAAATAAGGATGGAAATCAGAGCTCATTGTGTTCTATCGTTTTAAACTAGAAAGTAGCGGGGGACACAATGACCACAAGTACGTACTTCAAAAGAATACTCTAAACCAAACTGCAAATTAACATAAGCAAGATTTTAATAGGACATTGCTTAAAAGCGAGGAGGGGGAAGGCGTCAAGGGGATGCGGCAGGTTTGCGTCGAAGTGGCTCTGACATGGGTGTGGGTTGGAACCACAACACTGGTCTTATAACAAgacaatatattttattaaaaatatgcAATTGTAAAATGCATCAGTTTGGGTATCGTACCTCATTAATCTAAATAAGAGTGAAGGCTCAAGTGTCTTTATTTAGGTTTATACACTGCGTGTGCGTTGCGGCACGCTAACCCGTATCATTTATACACTGCGTGCGCGAAAGCTTGTTGATATATTTCAACGTGAGTTATTAAGAAAATTCGAGAAGTACATAGGTTTTAACATTTAAATACTAGATGACTAATTAATGTGTTAATTTCTAAAATCCAGCCACATGTTTGGTATATACAAACAACTAACACCACCAAAACATCAAAAACCAAAAGAAAACCATACGAAGCGTAAGCAAACGCCTTGTTTCCTCTTTAATACGACCCAATTGAGCCTGAACCATTTCCCTAACCTCCAATCTCTTCTCAATTTCCCGCTCTTTCTCTTTGAACGTCAACAATGCAGACATCAACATCTCCTCGTCTTCCTTTGCCATCAACTACGAGAATCCCACCCCTGCAAATTTAAGTGCAAGTAGTAAAAACCCACATCACAAGCAATTCAATACTCATGAAAAACGTCAAACAAAAGCCATAGTTGTAGAACATCGGGCTCAGAATTTCAAAAAAGAAGAATACATCGTAGTTGTAGTGGGGTTGCAGATAAAAACTGACCATCCACCAACCCTGCCACGCCAAAGCAACTTCACCGTCCAATTTAAGCTTAGACATATGAACTCATCACAGCCCAACGACAAATCGTAGCGGGGGATACCACCACATAAACAAAAACTCAAAGGAATCCGAGGGAAGGCGACATGTGGAGAGCAACGCCCACACAAACCAACTAGAGGCAACCACGAACACGTTGAACCAAGCTGAGGGCACCAACACCACAATTACTGTTCATAAAGTTTCCTCATTAATaatgtatatataatatataatatagtgacaactattaatattaatattactaGTATGATATAATTGGGTCCTTTTTGACTTCTTGGGTAGGTTataaggctacacggtatggaGACGTCCCTACACCGTCGAGGTCCGGCGACGGAAGCTACACCAtgccgccccccccccccccccgcgtcccGGCCTCTCTGTCTCTTCTTCGCCGTTTGAGACGGTCCAAAAAGTGGGGCCCATCATTAAAGAATTCGAccgtttaataaaaaaaaattccaaaTTTTGAATAATTCCAAACGGTCacaatttttaaatatatatatttaccttCCATTTTCACTTTCAATCACCAAATTAACCCCAAAATTTCATCTCTctctcac
It encodes:
- the LOC110896092 gene encoding protein LURP-one-related 11, with translation MSRVYPDQTPCPSPPPSYLTSNHESFTIWMKSLVFNMHGCTVYNSKGNIVYRVDNYNNKCGQEVYLMDVQGKILFSLLQKKLRLFRCWDGYKWDASCSRKQLWFRVRKHRSICLSLCDDIASSGCTYKILRMDGKLGFKIVYADQESTLVAEFKQKQTTTGIIFGNDVFTLEVVQPHVNLSLIMAFIMVYGLINNQICSR